In a genomic window of Anaerolineales bacterium:
- a CDS encoding NAD(P)H-dependent oxidoreductase, whose protein sequence is MQISLILAHPNPGSFNYAIARAAGQELGRLGHSVDFHDLYAEHFDPLLPAGEIQKSAPLPPEIETHCREISQADGIVIVHPDWWGQPPAVLKGWIDRVLRPGAAYEFLEGDQGEGIPAGLLKAEAAAVFNTSNTPARREADVFGDPLERIWRSCIFDFCGVKQFRRRMFGVVVTSTPQQREAWLDEVRAMAAETFPADRLLSRPLDRSSAIIPSD, encoded by the coding sequence ATGCAGATCTCCCTAATCCTTGCCCATCCGAATCCGGGAAGCTTCAACTATGCGATCGCCCGGGCGGCCGGGCAGGAGCTTGGCCGCCTCGGTCATTCGGTCGATTTCCACGATCTGTACGCCGAGCACTTCGACCCGCTCCTCCCGGCCGGGGAAATCCAAAAATCCGCTCCCCTTCCGCCGGAGATTGAAACCCATTGCCGGGAAATTTCGCAAGCCGACGGCATCGTGATCGTGCATCCCGATTGGTGGGGCCAGCCGCCGGCCGTCCTCAAAGGGTGGATCGACCGGGTCCTGCGGCCCGGGGCGGCGTATGAGTTCCTCGAAGGCGACCAGGGCGAGGGGATACCCGCCGGATTGCTCAAGGCCGAAGCGGCCGCCGTGTTCAACACCTCAAACACCCCCGCGCGGCGGGAGGCGGATGTGTTCGGGGATCCGCTCGAGAGGATATGGCGGTCGTGCATTTTCGATTTTTGCGGGGTGAAGCAATTCCGCCGGAGGATGTTTGGGGTGGTCGTCACCAGTACTCCACAGCAGAGGGAGGCCTGGCTGGACGAGGTTCGGGCGATGGCCGCCGAGACCTTCCCTGCGGACCGGCTGCTTTCCCGGCCCCTCGACCGTTCCTCAGCGATAATCCCCTCGGATTAA
- the mce gene encoding methylmalonyl-CoA epimerase, whose protein sequence is MADGTKLHHVAVVTADIDSALAFWRDALGLEPSGVKFLPEQKSKIAFLPLGSAEIELVQPADPDSGIGKYLSKRGPGMHHLCLEVRDFDGAVGRLKAKGIRLTSEAPMTGADGRRMIFVHPESAGGVLVELYEGGEFAEKP, encoded by the coding sequence ATGGCGGACGGAACGAAATTGCATCACGTGGCGGTGGTGACGGCGGACATCGACTCGGCGCTGGCGTTCTGGCGCGACGCGCTCGGGCTGGAGCCCTCCGGCGTGAAATTCCTGCCGGAGCAGAAATCGAAGATCGCCTTTCTGCCGCTCGGAAGCGCGGAGATCGAGCTCGTCCAGCCCGCCGATCCGGATTCCGGAATCGGGAAATACCTTTCGAAGCGCGGGCCCGGGATGCACCACCTCTGCTTGGAAGTCCGCGACTTCGACGGCGCGGTCGGGCGGCTGAAGGCCAAGGGGATCCGCCTAACCAGCGAAGCGCCGATGACGGGGGCCGACGGCCGGAGAATGATCTTCGTGCACCCGGAAAGCGCGGGGGGAGTGTTGGTCGAGCTTTATGAGGGCGGGGAATTCGCGGAGAAACCGTAA
- a CDS encoding methylmalonyl-CoA mutase family protein, translating into MSDRTPDERREWEEKILQPALKKLPERKPEFETPSGIPLERVYLPPQDDGGRIEFPGRYPFTRGVQPTMYRGRLWTMRQYAGYATAEESNARYRFLLSQGQTGLSVAFDLPTQIGYDPDHPLAAGEAGKVGVSVFSLEEMERLFAGIPLEKVSTSMTINAPAAVLLAMYVAAAKRQGADPKTLRGTIQNDILKEYIARGTYIFPPQPSMRLVTDIFAWCRDSLPAWNTISISGYHIREAGSTAVQEVAFTLANAVAYVEAARRAGLAVDTFAPQLAFFFSAHNHFLEEVAKFRAARRLWARIMRERFGAADPRSQMLRFHTQTCGSTLTAQQPENNVARVTVQALAAVLGGTQSLHTNSMDEALGLPTEKAVRVALRTQQILAHESGAADTVDPLCGSYAVEALTDEIERRAEEYLRRIDQLGGAIAAIERGFPQAEIHEAAYRAQRAVERGEQVVVGVNEFDEGEAPKLETLRVSPAVEEKQIHRLQALRRRRDSSRAAELAGRLESAAKEDGNLMPLILECVEHDLTLGEICGALRAAWGEYHPEG; encoded by the coding sequence ATGAGCGACAGAACGCCTGACGAGCGCCGCGAGTGGGAGGAGAAAATCCTCCAACCGGCGCTGAAGAAATTGCCGGAACGCAAGCCGGAATTCGAAACTCCCTCCGGAATTCCGCTCGAGCGCGTGTACCTGCCCCCGCAGGACGACGGCGGGCGGATCGAGTTTCCGGGCCGCTATCCCTTCACCCGCGGAGTCCAGCCGACGATGTACCGCGGGCGGCTGTGGACGATGCGCCAATACGCCGGATACGCCACCGCTGAGGAATCCAACGCCCGCTACCGTTTTCTGCTTTCGCAGGGGCAGACCGGGCTTTCGGTGGCCTTCGACCTGCCGACCCAGATCGGATACGACCCAGACCATCCCCTGGCGGCGGGCGAGGCGGGCAAAGTGGGGGTGTCGGTGTTCAGCCTGGAGGAGATGGAGCGCCTGTTCGCCGGGATCCCGCTGGAAAAGGTCTCGACCAGCATGACGATCAACGCCCCGGCCGCGGTTCTGCTGGCGATGTACGTCGCCGCGGCCAAGCGCCAGGGGGCGGATCCGAAGACGCTGCGCGGCACGATCCAGAACGACATCCTCAAGGAATACATCGCCCGCGGGACCTACATCTTCCCGCCCCAGCCCTCGATGCGGCTGGTGACCGACATCTTTGCCTGGTGCCGCGATTCCCTTCCGGCCTGGAACACCATCTCAATCTCCGGGTACCACATCCGCGAGGCCGGGAGCACCGCGGTTCAGGAAGTGGCCTTCACGCTCGCCAACGCCGTGGCCTACGTGGAGGCGGCGCGGCGGGCGGGCCTAGCGGTGGATACCTTCGCTCCCCAGCTGGCTTTCTTCTTCAGCGCCCACAACCATTTCCTCGAGGAAGTGGCCAAGTTCCGCGCGGCGCGCCGCCTGTGGGCGCGGATCATGCGCGAGCGATTCGGGGCCGCGGACCCGCGCTCGCAGATGCTGCGCTTCCACACCCAGACCTGCGGCTCCACGCTCACCGCCCAGCAGCCGGAAAACAACGTCGCCAGGGTGACCGTTCAAGCCCTGGCTGCGGTGCTCGGCGGGACCCAATCCCTGCACACCAACAGCATGGACGAGGCGCTCGGCTTGCCGACCGAGAAAGCCGTCCGGGTGGCTCTGCGGACCCAGCAGATCCTGGCGCATGAATCCGGCGCGGCCGACACGGTCGATCCGCTGTGCGGATCCTACGCGGTGGAAGCGCTGACCGACGAGATCGAACGCCGGGCCGAGGAATACCTCCGCCGGATCGACCAGCTCGGCGGGGCGATCGCCGCCATCGAGCGCGGTTTCCCGCAGGCGGAGATCCATGAAGCCGCCTACCGCGCCCAGCGGGCGGTGGAGCGTGGCGAGCAGGTCGTGGTCGGCGTGAACGAATTCGACGAGGGCGAGGCGCCGAAGCTGGAGACCCTGCGGGTCTCTCCGGCGGTCGAGGAGAAGCAGATCCACCGCCTGCAGGCGCTGCGCCGGCGGCGCGATTCCTCCCGGGCGGCGGAGCTGGCTGGGAGGCTGGAGTCGGCCGCCAAGGAAGACGGCAACCTGATGCCGCTGATCCTGGAGTGCGTGGAACACGACCTGACGCTGGGCGAGATCTGCGGCGCGCTGCGCGCGGCGTGGGGTGAATATCATCCGGAGGGCTGA
- a CDS encoding class IV adenylate cyclase: MNRQAKPAALEQEVKFLLKDTADMRRRLAELGARAYQPRMHETNIRFDTADGILTRARKVLRLRKAGAAILTYKEPEAALPAEASAAARRSLETEIAVDSLEKTVHVLEALGFHPIVRYEKYREVFRWESVLLMFDQLPFGDFLELEGPDLAELRQTAEVLGLVWKRALRTSYMGIFLMLKKKYRLATLEATFAALEGWDPRRTEEALDSMPHEDPYERQNA; encoded by the coding sequence ATGAACCGTCAAGCCAAACCCGCCGCCCTCGAGCAGGAAGTCAAATTCCTTCTGAAAGATACGGCGGACATGCGTCGGCGGCTGGCGGAGCTCGGCGCGCGGGCGTACCAGCCGCGGATGCACGAAACCAACATCCGCTTCGACACGGCCGACGGAATCCTCACCCGGGCGCGCAAGGTGCTGCGCCTGCGCAAAGCCGGGGCGGCGATCCTCACCTACAAGGAGCCGGAAGCCGCCCTTCCCGCGGAAGCCTCCGCGGCCGCCCGCCGCAGCCTGGAAACCGAGATCGCCGTCGACAGCCTCGAGAAGACCGTTCACGTGCTGGAAGCTCTCGGCTTCCACCCGATCGTGCGGTATGAGAAATACCGCGAAGTCTTCCGTTGGGAATCGGTCCTGTTGATGTTCGATCAGCTGCCGTTCGGCGATTTCCTCGAACTCGAAGGGCCAGACCTGGCGGAACTGCGCCAGACCGCCGAAGTTCTCGGCCTGGTTTGGAAGCGGGCGCTCCGGACCTCCTACATGGGGATCTTCCTCATGTTGAAGAAAAAATACCGCCTGGCAACCCTGGAAGCGACCTTCGCCGCCTTGGAGGGATGGGACCCCCGCAGAACAGAGGAAGCCCTGGACTCCATGCCGCACGAGGACCCATATGAGCGACAGAACGCCTGA
- the accC gene encoding acetyl-CoA carboxylase biotin carboxylase subunit, with translation MLFNKVLIANRGEIAVRILRACRELGIPTVAVYSDADRQALHVRYADEAYRLGAAPARESYLRIDRILDVVRRCGADAVHPGYGFLAEREDFAVACEEAKIAYIGPKPSSIAAMGDKTTARNTVAKAGIPVVPGTEGEGNLTDEELIRIAPSIGFPLLIKATAGGGGKGMREVMTPGELPQLLTAARREAEAAFGDGNVYLEKLILTARHVEFQILADKQGNVIHLGERECSLQRRHQKLFEEAPSPFLGSDEALRRKMGEVACRTSASVGYINAGTIEFLVDKDRHFYFLEMNTRLQVEHPATEMITGIDIVKEQIRIARGRPLRYRQEEVRVNGWSLECRINAEDPYNKFTPSTGKIHAVFAPTGPGVRVDTGVYSGFEVTPFYDSLISKLVVWGETRAEAILRMRRALEEYRIIGVKTNIPFHQALLDSPRFLAGVFDTRFVEERFALNGSPEESNHHPEMAAIFATLVEHRNSQRAAQIMESAHPQSCPNWKWAERGGRIRR, from the coding sequence TTGCTCTTCAACAAGGTTCTGATCGCCAACCGCGGCGAAATCGCGGTCCGCATCCTGCGCGCCTGCCGGGAGCTCGGCATCCCCACCGTGGCCGTGTATTCGGATGCCGACCGGCAGGCCCTCCATGTGCGCTACGCCGACGAAGCCTACCGGCTCGGGGCGGCGCCGGCGCGCGAATCCTACCTGCGGATCGACCGGATCCTCGACGTCGTCCGCCGCTGCGGAGCGGACGCGGTCCACCCCGGATACGGCTTCCTGGCCGAACGCGAGGATTTCGCGGTCGCCTGCGAGGAAGCCAAGATCGCCTACATCGGGCCCAAGCCCTCGTCGATCGCGGCGATGGGCGATAAAACCACGGCGCGCAACACCGTCGCCAAGGCCGGGATTCCGGTGGTGCCCGGGACGGAGGGCGAAGGCAATCTCACCGACGAGGAGCTGATCCGCATCGCTCCGTCGATCGGGTTTCCGCTGTTGATCAAAGCCACAGCCGGGGGGGGCGGCAAGGGGATGCGCGAGGTGATGACGCCCGGGGAACTGCCGCAACTGCTGACAGCCGCCCGGCGCGAAGCCGAGGCCGCCTTCGGCGACGGCAACGTCTACCTGGAAAAGCTGATCCTCACCGCGCGCCACGTGGAATTCCAGATTCTGGCCGACAAGCAGGGCAACGTCATCCACCTCGGAGAGCGCGAGTGCTCGCTCCAGCGCCGCCACCAGAAGCTGTTCGAGGAAGCGCCCTCGCCGTTCCTCGGCAGCGACGAGGCTTTGCGCCGGAAGATGGGCGAGGTCGCCTGCCGCACGAGCGCCAGCGTCGGCTACATCAACGCCGGGACGATCGAGTTCCTGGTCGACAAGGACCGCCACTTTTATTTTTTGGAGATGAACACCCGCCTGCAGGTCGAGCATCCGGCGACCGAAATGATCACCGGAATCGACATCGTCAAGGAGCAGATCCGCATCGCCCGCGGCCGCCCGCTGCGCTACCGCCAGGAGGAAGTCCGGGTCAACGGCTGGTCGCTCGAGTGCCGGATCAACGCCGAGGATCCGTACAACAAATTCACCCCTTCCACCGGGAAAATCCACGCGGTGTTCGCGCCCACCGGCCCCGGGGTGCGGGTCGACACGGGCGTCTATTCCGGCTTCGAGGTGACGCCCTTCTACGACTCGCTCATTTCCAAGCTGGTGGTCTGGGGCGAAACCCGCGCCGAGGCGATCCTGCGCATGCGGCGGGCGCTCGAGGAATACCGCATCATCGGGGTTAAAACCAACATCCCCTTCCACCAAGCGCTGCTCGATTCTCCGCGCTTCCTGGCGGGCGTATTCGACACCCGCTTCGTCGAGGAGCGCTTCGCCCTCAACGGCTCCCCGGAGGAATCCAACCACCACCCCGAGATGGCGGCGATCTTCGCCACGCTGGTGGAGCACCGGAACTCGCAGCGGGCGGCGCAGATCATGGAATCCGCCCATCCGCAATCCTGCCCGAATTGGAAATGGGCCGAACGCGGAGGGAGGATCCGCCGGTGA